Proteins encoded within one genomic window of Ranitomeya variabilis isolate aRanVar5 chromosome 4, aRanVar5.hap1, whole genome shotgun sequence:
- the SPACA6 gene encoding sperm acrosome membrane-associated protein 6 isoform X1 has product MFSTGQGGGSQCRGIYVMPFHNSDYLLRILVLLSGAQVTKSCLSCFTTPEERAQICEYPVSLSKISAEKCLETIHSAFNSLDDIFIAFSEIGNIRSYILTFETKVSAISKDASPSAWVNQFVNTTKHFVQKLEERITSKPPAKCQPPCGLQKAASTFICSQCAQEDCTFPVTCPIEVVRVEELDKSVIPCGGIFELPEFLKVIWKYAKNIKTTDLSYFSDIFSGEDLFILIEPSRVSHIGTYFCEVIDEDDDIILRRFTYLNVIRNENNVDNNLEEEFHLALQSKTPERVEEEKKNETSSSKGDSDSPLRYVLYAAICCLVITLVFGYLWRYSLNVDW; this is encoded by the exons GTTCTCAGTGTAGAGGGATTTACGTCATGCCGTTCCATAACTCCGATTATCTGCTACGGATCCTAGTCCTTCTAAGCGGAGCGCAGGTAACAAAGTCTTGTCTCAGTTGCTTCACCACCCCGGAGGAGAGAGCCCAAATCTGCGAGTATCCCGTTTCGCTGAGCAAGATAAGCGCTGAGAAATGTTTAGAGACGATCCACTCTGCTTTTAATTCACTGGACGACATCTTCATAG CTTTTTCTGAGATTGGCAACATCCGATCTTATATATTAACCTTCGAGACAAAAGTCAGTGCGATCAGCAAAGATG CGAGTCCTTCAGCCTGGGTCAATCAATTTGTAAATACAACCAAACATTTTGTGCAAAAATTGGAAGAGCGTATCACGA GTAAACCACCAGCAAAATGCCAACCTCCATGTG GCCTTCAAAAAGCTGCCAGCACCTTCATCTGCAGCCAATGTGCTCAGGAGGATTGCACATTTCCCGTTACCTGTCCCA TTGAGGTCGTAAGAGTTGAAGAGCTGGACAAGTCCGTCATCCCTTGTGGAGGGATATTCGAACTTCCAGAATTTCTGAAGGTCATCTGGAAATACGCCAAAAAT ATCAAGACGACTGATCTAAGCTACTTCAGTGACATCTTTTCTGGAGAAGACCTGTTTATACTGATCGAGCCTTCGAGGGTCAGCCATATCGGGACTTATTTCTGTGAGGTCATAGATGAGGATGATGACATCATACTACGCCGATTCACCTATCTAAACG TGATAAGGAATGAAAATAATGTAGACAACAATCTAGAGGAAGAATTCCATCTTGCTCTTCAGTCAAAAACACCTGAACGGgtagaggaggagaagaagaatgaaaCTAGCTCCTCCAAAGGAGACTCCGATAGCCCTCTCCGATATGTCCTCTACGCTGCCATCTGCTGCCTGGTCATAACGTTGGTGTTTGGTTACCTGTGGCGTTATTCCCTCAACGTGGACTGGTAA
- the SPACA6 gene encoding sperm acrosome membrane-associated protein 6 isoform X2, whose amino-acid sequence MPFHNSDYLLRILVLLSGAQVTKSCLSCFTTPEERAQICEYPVSLSKISAEKCLETIHSAFNSLDDIFIAFSEIGNIRSYILTFETKVSAISKDASPSAWVNQFVNTTKHFVQKLEERITSKPPAKCQPPCGLQKAASTFICSQCAQEDCTFPVTCPIEVVRVEELDKSVIPCGGIFELPEFLKVIWKYAKNIKTTDLSYFSDIFSGEDLFILIEPSRVSHIGTYFCEVIDEDDDIILRRFTYLNVIRNENNVDNNLEEEFHLALQSKTPERVEEEKKNETSSSKGDSDSPLRYVLYAAICCLVITLVFGYLWRYSLNVDW is encoded by the exons ATGCCGTTCCATAACTCCGATTATCTGCTACGGATCCTAGTCCTTCTAAGCGGAGCGCAGGTAACAAAGTCTTGTCTCAGTTGCTTCACCACCCCGGAGGAGAGAGCCCAAATCTGCGAGTATCCCGTTTCGCTGAGCAAGATAAGCGCTGAGAAATGTTTAGAGACGATCCACTCTGCTTTTAATTCACTGGACGACATCTTCATAG CTTTTTCTGAGATTGGCAACATCCGATCTTATATATTAACCTTCGAGACAAAAGTCAGTGCGATCAGCAAAGATG CGAGTCCTTCAGCCTGGGTCAATCAATTTGTAAATACAACCAAACATTTTGTGCAAAAATTGGAAGAGCGTATCACGA GTAAACCACCAGCAAAATGCCAACCTCCATGTG GCCTTCAAAAAGCTGCCAGCACCTTCATCTGCAGCCAATGTGCTCAGGAGGATTGCACATTTCCCGTTACCTGTCCCA TTGAGGTCGTAAGAGTTGAAGAGCTGGACAAGTCCGTCATCCCTTGTGGAGGGATATTCGAACTTCCAGAATTTCTGAAGGTCATCTGGAAATACGCCAAAAAT ATCAAGACGACTGATCTAAGCTACTTCAGTGACATCTTTTCTGGAGAAGACCTGTTTATACTGATCGAGCCTTCGAGGGTCAGCCATATCGGGACTTATTTCTGTGAGGTCATAGATGAGGATGATGACATCATACTACGCCGATTCACCTATCTAAACG TGATAAGGAATGAAAATAATGTAGACAACAATCTAGAGGAAGAATTCCATCTTGCTCTTCAGTCAAAAACACCTGAACGGgtagaggaggagaagaagaatgaaaCTAGCTCCTCCAAAGGAGACTCCGATAGCCCTCTCCGATATGTCCTCTACGCTGCCATCTGCTGCCTGGTCATAACGTTGGTGTTTGGTTACCTGTGGCGTTATTCCCTCAACGTGGACTGGTAA